From Etheostoma cragini isolate CJK2018 chromosome 3, CSU_Ecrag_1.0, whole genome shotgun sequence:
tgtaacaaagtattaGGTTATATATGattaaaacagtaaataaatgtctaaaatgaaatTTTATGAAATCGCTTTTTGAGTAGGAGTTTTGTCAAACATCGTGCGCCAAAAGCGTCTTATGTCCTCAGGGGGACTAGCGAAGATTACACAAATGAGATATAAAGTGTTAAGTAGTGAGCtaaaggtgctggtaggcagattttcTCACCTTCGGacacctgtttccagtctttatgcaaagctaagctaactgtcttcTGGCTGTTAACAGACAGATATGAGAGATTATATTTATTCTCATCTATGTCTTGGTAAGAAAGTGAATAGGCACATTTCCTCAAAATGTTTAGCTATATATGACATTAGCAGATCTCACAGGATTTAAGATAGGAGAAAGTCAATCTTGCAatgattaatttaaaacaatgcaGGCTGCTACCAACACACCACAACCTTCTGGGAGCACGGGACTTGTAAGTAAGCTGTCAGGTCGTCATGTCAGTGATCtctttttgaaagttttttttgtccttacGTTTCACACCCATCTTCAAACAGACTCACTTCAAATATCCagtcctcttcttcctcctcatctaGATGCATCTTGGTGCGGCGCAGTACATATTTCTGTGTGAGCGGTTCGGAGGACAGGTGAAACTCCACCCTCTGAAGGTTGAAGCCCAGACCAGTGCCGATGGCTTTGATGAAGCTTTCCTTTAAGGCCTTGGCAGAAAGGGGAGAATGCCAGATCAGTTAAACCAAGAAACAAATCACCAGCACATAGGAAACCAAAAGACAAATGTATGCCTGAGAAAGCTGAGAAGGAAAGTCTGTGTGTGCTTCTTGTATGTGCATGTGGTGTATTTTGGCCCAGAAGCACTTTTACTTAAGACCATAGCAAATGGGAATCTATGCACACATCTATAACAGTGTGTATACAGAAGAGCCACTTTGCgtctgtgtgtgaatatgtgtgtgtccagcCAAAACCAACCCTGCTCAGCAGCCAATGAGCCACAATAAGAGTATTACAAGGCTAATCGCTATGGCAACCGACGAACTCTGCCATTAGTCAACAGCGTGGGGATGATATCAGAGCTTGACGTCTCTTTGCCACCCTCTCCATCTCACAAAATCTTTACTTAGCACCACCGTTGCTGTTGctgtccatctgtgtgtgtgtgtgtgtgtgtgtgtgtgtgtgtgtgtgtgtgtgtgtgttagtgtctacaaaaagaaaatacacaagaaaaagaaataaaacaaaaaactgaacaaggggaagagagaaagggCTATTGAGTATCTGTGAGGATGaaaggcagagacagagaaagacaaaatgtgagaaaaatgagagttgaggaaaaaaaatgaacaaatgtgtttgtctcAAAGGacattgtcaatgtttttttctccctatcCTTCCTTCTCACAACAAAAGGCCGCCCGTTGGGCCCAACAGTAATGCAATGTGACGACAGGGTCGTATGGCTGCCATGGTTACCCAGTGGCGGTAGAACGCGGCAAGCTGCTGGTTCTCCAAGCCGGCTGATTGGATGACACTCCACTCGTACGGTGTAAACTGACGAGTCATGATGCGGAAAAACTCCGGCACAGAGATGCTACCTAGATGGAATAAAGAAGGGGAGGGTGGGGAGGCGCGAGGTCCAAATGAgatggaagaggagagagaaagagggacaaagacaaagacagaagaaaaagggaagaaggGAGATGAGCAGAATGATGTGAGAGGAAGATGGAGGGAGGCGTCAGCTTTatgacagagacaaaaacaaccattttATCCTATAGATTATCCAAACATACTCCGCTTTTGAGATTAGTGTGGGGACTGAGAttagcacgcacacacacatgggcacacacatacacacgggcacacacgggcacacacacacacacacacacacacacacacacacgggaaaacacaaacacacacacacacacacacacacgggcaaacacacatatgggcaaaaacacacaccaacagtgCCCTCTTTTGGTCAGACTGGAGAATACATTAGCAATAAAATTTCTGTCATGGATGGATTATCATTAGTGTGAGATGGTTGAATGGACAGCTAACACAGTATTTTGTAGCTTGCTCTTTGAGCTTTCAGATGCCAGTATTCAGACGGTAGCatcataattaattaaaagcatGTTTGAATATTGGAAAGTCTTACAAGAGACATTAAGAATTGtctttaaaatcattatttctCCATTGTTATTGTGTATCTGTAACAACcagcgtgtgtgcgtgtgtgtgtgtgtgtgtgtgtgtgtgtgtgtgtttgtgcttttgtgtaCCTAAGTCAAACTATTTCCCCAAATGTAACCCCTTTCACTCCATCCCTATTTTAGAGCAAAATGCTTAAAAGTAATGCCAAACTGTTCAGTCATGCAAACCATAAgtgtacaaaaacattaagCTAAGTACTATTTTACCACTTAACTGCCCGTAGGGCATCTTCAGTTCTcaatgtatgtgtctgtattgGTTGATATTTTGTTAATGTCAGACAAGATGTAGCTTCATCTGTTATCCTCAGCATTTACCTGGCATAGTTGTTTTCATGATATCCACCCCAACCTGCACCCCCTGCTCTGCAGCAAGCACGGCGTAGTCCCCTTGATGGGACAAGTTGAAACTCCAGGCCGGGGGTTCAGGACCTGAGTCTGAAGTGACCTGAGTGAAGACAGCAAGACAGTAATCAAATattggacattttttattatatggCAAACAACATGGCCATCAGGGAACTACTTTAACATCCCCTGAAAGCTATTAAACAAGTGGGAAAAAGTATGTGCTAAgctctaaattaaaaaaaactgtatgttCACTACTCAAGTGTAGCTAGTTTAGGGCCCATCaacatgtgaaataaaaactttattacTGACTTTTGACAATCACTAACCAACTGGTGGGACGGTTAGTACAAAATCATGTATATGGAGCTGTATATCCAAACTTTGCTCAATCcccctaaaaatgtattttgtaattgtttatgGAAATAGTATTGatggaaaacaataaaaaacaataaaaaaccaTCACCTTCAGTGGTGCTGCCAGATAAGGTTTCCCTCTGGGGGATCGCTCCAGTCTGATCTGTGACCAGGGGATCCCCatcctctcacacacaaatcTCCTCAGCAACAACCTGCCAGCCTGATGACGTATAAAgatagacatacacacagacaccttGACAAGTAGGAAAGGATCTTAGCTATAGTGCGTACACCGCACGCAGAAGGTAATAGAAACAATcacactcacagtcacactCAACAGTCCCACTCACCATGGCTGATTTTGCATCCTTAGTAAACGCAAACTGTCCGATCCGGTCTTTCTCTTCCCGCTGAATGCAGCGAGCCGCTAACAGCCAGTCAGATCTGCTCGGTGTCCACGACCCGCAGCGGAAAGCCCAGCGAACAGAGCCCATCTCCTCACCTTCGTCTGGTCATCTGGACTTCTTCACAACTTCAGGTTGCTCACAAGTTGTCAGTGAGCTAACAAGTTAGCCTTCTCGCGTTAGCTTGCAAGGTTTGGCTGACAACAGCAGTCGGTGAATGTTATATACGTTTGGGTTTTCACAGTGAAGCACCACATCAGCACATAACAGGCTGCTAATAAAACTACCACTCTTTATTTACGTTTTGGATTTGACAGCAAACATGTCCGGAAGAGCCAGGCGAGATTAAATGTCGTCATAAGTGGGCGCGGTGGAGGATTGACCAATAGGAGCGATCGAAACAGTGCGCAACTCATGACACCTTCACATGCTCTCAGGAATATTTTACAAACAGCAAAATCGTGTTGTTTTGAAACCCGAGAGAATGATGGAATTATTTGAAGCTTGCTGACTGTGAAGTTATTTTGCATCTATCGTCTTACTTTAAATAAGCATCTCTTAGCTAGGCCTTGTCCTTGAAAATCCATCAAATGGCTTTCTTCTGCAACAGAATGTCGACGTTAGCTCTGTGCAGCGTCAACAATAGAAAAACTGTTCAAATTTTCCGTTCCAAATCATTCTATTCGACTTGCACATTTGGTCGTAGATTTACAGCTTGGATGTTCAAATATTGTTTCCGAGTTGCACCTGAATGCAGCATTTAAATTATACCTCTAGGATGTTGTTTTGATTGCGGTACATCTGTGCGCGTAAGGTAAGTTGTCTTCACAATACATTAATGATAATGATTTATTGGAGGTGGTGGTAATACAGGAAACACACTACGTTGCATTAATGATTGTGATGATAAAATTGGGTTTGTAACCGTCTGGTAACAAATATCTAGCGTAGGCTCCTAAAAAAGCGTTATTTCTGACTAGAAATATTTGAGAAAGACATAACCTAGAAGCACAGATGCGTAAAGGTATTGTCCAGGTAGGTTAATAGAAGAAACGTAGGCCTACATGTCAAATATATAGCCTAGGCCTACTTACAATAAACCTCCCTATAGTCTACACTTGAATGTTCTTCTATATTCTGATTTATGCGATTAGATATTTGGCGAGATGGTGTGCTAATAAATCGCATAACTATGTGTTTCTTTGCTGCAGAGGAAATTGAAACATCAGCATGAGGCTTCATTGTATGTGCTTTCTAGCAACCTCAAAATCTGCATTTCACATTGACTAATTAATCAGACCAcctttattcaaaatgtaaaacaatgaaatgtaatgtttccCCAACAAAGATCCATAAAATACCCCACCTTTATGGTCT
This genomic window contains:
- the aasdhppt gene encoding L-aminoadipate-semialdehyde dehydrogenase-phosphopantetheinyl transferase; this encodes MGSVRWAFRCGSWTPSRSDWLLAARCIQREEKDRIGQFAFTKDAKSAMAGRLLLRRFVCERMGIPWSQIRLERSPRGKPYLAAPLKVTSDSGPEPPAWSFNLSHQGDYAVLAAEQGVQVGVDIMKTTMPGSISVPEFFRIMTRQFTPYEWSVIQSAGLENQQLAAFYRHWALKESFIKAIGTGLGFNLQRVEFHLSSEPLTQKYVLRRTKMHLDEEEEEDWIFEESLLDADHHIAVALGPADRAGPAPLCSSLPPPTSFTLLSFSDLIASASPLTEEDPACWESFNMKAEAPQRQRETHASK